In Curtobacterium sp. MCPF17_002, one genomic interval encodes:
- a CDS encoding hydroxymethylglutaryl-CoA reductase has translation MTDLLTPIPTKWVGPIRISGNAVEGEHEVPLATYESPLWPSVGRGARISRMVEGGIVSTVVDERMTRSVVVRATSAAAAHIAAGQILARQDDLAAIVSGQSRFAKLIEVHPEIVGDLLFLRFAFTTGDASGHNMVTQAADKLLPAILDWQPGLRYVSVSGNFCTDKKATAVNGIRGRGRNTIAEIVIPGEIVEKRLRSSTERIVELNIAKNLIGSTIAGAIRSANAHYANMLLGFYLATGQDAANIVEGSQGITSAENRGGDLYFATSLPHLIVGTVGNGKGGDLPVVEDALERLGCREDREPGANARRLAALCAATVLCGELSLLAAQTNPGELMAAHVAMERRGAKPAGGAA, from the coding sequence ATGACTGACCTGCTGACCCCGATCCCCACGAAGTGGGTGGGGCCGATCCGCATCAGCGGCAACGCGGTGGAGGGCGAGCACGAGGTGCCGCTCGCCACCTACGAGTCGCCGCTCTGGCCGTCCGTCGGCCGTGGCGCCCGCATCTCGCGGATGGTCGAGGGCGGCATCGTCTCGACCGTCGTCGACGAGCGGATGACCCGGTCCGTGGTCGTCCGTGCCACGAGCGCGGCGGCGGCGCACATCGCCGCCGGCCAGATCCTCGCGCGCCAGGACGACCTCGCCGCCATCGTGTCCGGGCAGAGCCGGTTCGCGAAGCTCATCGAGGTGCACCCGGAGATCGTCGGGGACCTGCTGTTCCTGCGCTTCGCGTTCACCACGGGCGACGCCTCCGGGCACAACATGGTGACGCAGGCGGCGGACAAGCTGCTGCCGGCGATCCTCGACTGGCAGCCGGGCCTCCGCTACGTGTCGGTGTCGGGCAACTTCTGCACCGACAAGAAGGCCACCGCGGTCAACGGCATCCGCGGTCGCGGTCGGAACACCATCGCCGAGATCGTGATCCCCGGCGAGATCGTCGAGAAGCGCCTGCGTTCCTCGACCGAACGCATCGTCGAGCTCAACATCGCGAAGAACCTCATCGGGTCGACGATCGCCGGGGCGATCCGCTCCGCGAACGCCCACTACGCGAACATGCTGCTCGGGTTCTACCTCGCCACGGGGCAGGACGCGGCGAACATCGTCGAGGGGTCCCAGGGCATCACGTCGGCGGAGAACCGGGGCGGCGACCTGTACTTCGCGACCTCGCTGCCGCACCTCATCGTCGGAACGGTCGGCAACGGCAAGGGCGGCGACCTGCCCGTGGTCGAGGACGCCCTCGAGCGCCTCGGCTGCCGTGAGGACCGCGAGCCCGGCGCGAACGCCCGCCGTCTCGCCGCCCTGTGCGCCGCGACCGTCCTCTGCGGGGAACTGTCGCTCCTCGCCGCCCAGACGAACCCGGGCGAGCTGATGGCCGCCCACGTCGCCATGGAACGCCGCGGCGCGAAACCGGCAGGGGGCGCGGCATGA
- a CDS encoding zinc-binding dehydrogenase has product MRAVVHETFGEPADVLTVAERPVPQPGAGQVLVRTVLSPIHNHDLWTVRGTYGFKPELPAQSGTEALGVVEALGDGVTHLQVGQRVAGGTFGVWAEHYVADAAGLIPVPDAMSDEAAAQLVSMPFSAISLLHSLDLHEGDWMIQNAANGAVGRMVAQLAAARGINVVGLVRRAAGVEELRAQGIERIVATDAEGWQDQVTALTGGAPLVAGVESVGGQAAADIVSTLADGATLVVFGAMASPTMTIPSGAVIFKQVTIKGFWGSVVSRTMPAETKQQLFGELITRVLDGSLTLPVAETFSFGDVRDAVRASDTAGRVGKVLLRP; this is encoded by the coding sequence ATGCGCGCTGTCGTCCACGAGACCTTCGGTGAGCCGGCCGACGTCCTGACCGTCGCCGAGCGCCCGGTCCCCCAGCCCGGCGCCGGACAGGTCCTCGTCCGCACCGTGCTCTCCCCCATCCACAACCACGACCTCTGGACCGTCCGCGGCACCTACGGCTTCAAGCCCGAGCTGCCCGCACAGTCCGGCACCGAGGCACTCGGCGTCGTCGAGGCCCTCGGTGACGGCGTCACGCACCTGCAGGTCGGCCAGCGCGTCGCCGGCGGCACGTTCGGCGTCTGGGCGGAGCACTACGTCGCCGATGCAGCGGGGCTCATCCCCGTACCGGACGCGATGTCCGACGAGGCCGCCGCCCAGCTCGTCTCGATGCCGTTCAGCGCGATCAGCCTGTTGCACTCGCTCGACCTGCACGAGGGCGACTGGATGATCCAGAACGCCGCGAACGGTGCCGTCGGCCGGATGGTCGCGCAGCTCGCCGCCGCGCGGGGCATCAACGTCGTCGGACTCGTCCGTCGCGCTGCCGGTGTCGAGGAACTGCGCGCCCAGGGCATCGAGCGGATCGTCGCGACCGACGCCGAGGGGTGGCAGGACCAGGTCACGGCGCTCACCGGTGGCGCCCCGCTCGTCGCGGGCGTCGAGTCCGTGGGTGGCCAGGCCGCTGCGGACATCGTCTCCACGCTCGCCGACGGTGCGACCCTCGTCGTGTTCGGCGCGATGGCGTCGCCGACGATGACGATCCCCTCCGGAGCGGTGATCTTCAAGCAGGTCACGATCAAGGGCTTCTGGGGCAGCGTCGTCAGCCGGACGATGCCGGCCGAGACGAAGCAACAGCTCTTCGGCGAGCTCATCACCCGCGTGCTCGACGGGTCGCTGACGCTCCCCGTCGCCGAGACCTTCTCCTTCGGGGACGTCCGCGACGCGGTGCGAGCGAGCGACACCGCCGGCCGGGTCGGCAAGGTGCTCCTGCGCCCGTAG
- a CDS encoding organic hydroperoxide resistance protein, producing the protein MEALYTAEALSTGAGRDGRVATSDGSFALDLAIPKEMGGSGAGTNPEQLFAAGYAACFHSALQGVARSQKVKITDSSVGGRVQIGPNGEGGYQLAVLLEVVLPGLEHDQAQALADAAHQVCPYSNATRGNIDVTITVSED; encoded by the coding sequence ATGGAAGCCCTCTACACCGCCGAGGCCCTCTCCACCGGAGCCGGCCGCGACGGCCGTGTCGCCACCAGCGACGGCTCGTTCGCGCTCGACCTGGCGATCCCGAAGGAGATGGGTGGCTCCGGCGCCGGCACCAACCCCGAACAGCTCTTCGCCGCCGGCTACGCCGCGTGCTTCCACTCCGCGCTGCAGGGCGTCGCCCGCAGCCAGAAGGTGAAGATCACCGACTCGTCCGTCGGCGGTCGCGTGCAGATCGGCCCGAACGGCGAGGGCGGCTACCAGCTCGCCGTGCTGCTCGAGGTCGTCCTGCCCGGACTCGAGCACGACCAGGCCCAGGCCCTCGCGGACGCCGCGCACCAGGTCTGCCCCTACTCGAACGCGACGCGCGGCAACATCGACGTCACGATCACCGTCTCGGAGGACTAG
- the mvaD gene encoding diphosphomevalonate decarboxylase: MTATAVAHPNIALVKYWGKADASLALPATGSVSMGLDVFPTTTTVTLDGGSVDGREARDAFTLNGTVVEDGALVRVEQFLDLVRDLAGSDARARVVSENTVPTGAGLASSASGFAALATAASAAYGLDLSQRDLSRLARRGSGSATRSIPGGVAVWHAGDDQGSYAEPIPAPPMAMVVVTIDAGPKAIGSREAMRRTIATSPFYPAWVTSTTETVGDMLTACAAGDFTRIGELTESNALRMHATIEGAFPPIRYLNARSVAVFDAVAELRASGVEAYATADAGPNVVVLTTPTDRGAVATALSGFGDVIESGTGPAARVLRSEGTGTPDAGVAPDPEESAE, translated from the coding sequence ATGACCGCCACCGCCGTCGCGCACCCCAACATCGCCCTCGTGAAGTACTGGGGCAAGGCGGACGCATCGCTCGCACTGCCCGCCACCGGGAGCGTCTCGATGGGGCTGGACGTGTTCCCGACGACGACGACCGTCACGCTGGACGGCGGGTCGGTCGACGGCCGGGAGGCGCGTGATGCGTTCACCCTGAACGGCACGGTCGTCGAGGACGGTGCGCTGGTGCGGGTCGAGCAGTTCCTCGACCTGGTGCGGGACCTGGCCGGCAGCGACGCGCGCGCCCGTGTCGTCTCGGAGAACACGGTGCCGACCGGCGCCGGGCTGGCCTCGAGCGCCTCAGGGTTCGCGGCGCTCGCCACCGCGGCCTCGGCGGCGTACGGCCTCGACCTCTCGCAGCGGGACCTGTCGCGTCTGGCCCGCCGCGGCTCGGGCTCGGCCACCCGGTCGATCCCCGGCGGCGTGGCCGTCTGGCACGCCGGCGACGACCAGGGTTCCTACGCGGAGCCGATCCCCGCGCCGCCGATGGCCATGGTCGTCGTGACGATCGACGCGGGCCCGAAGGCGATCGGGTCGCGTGAGGCGATGCGCCGCACCATCGCGACGTCTCCGTTCTACCCCGCCTGGGTCACCTCGACGACGGAGACCGTCGGCGACATGCTCACCGCCTGCGCCGCCGGTGACTTCACGCGCATCGGCGAGCTCACCGAGAGCAACGCGCTCCGCATGCACGCCACCATCGAGGGCGCGTTCCCGCCGATCCGCTACCTCAACGCGCGCAGCGTCGCCGTGTTCGACGCCGTCGCCGAGCTCCGTGCCTCCGGCGTCGAGGCGTACGCCACGGCCGACGCCGGCCCGAACGTCGTCGTGCTGACGACGCCGACCGACCGGGGTGCCGTCGCGACCGCGCTGTCCGGCTTCGGCGACGTCATCGAGTCCGGCACCGGACCCGCCGCGCGTGTGCTCCGCTCCGAAGGAACGGGGACGCCCGATGCGGGTGTCGCCCCCGACCCCGAGGAGAGCGCCGAGTGA
- the mvk gene encoding mevalonate kinase: MTSNDLDNTATTGAGDTRRTGRASSHGKTILIGEHAVVYGAPALVLPVLDARVVATVTPIDPTGTTTGSAGTGHHLESSVHTGPLDLAPAAVMPTVTAVTATLRYFGSTDRHFHVRVDSEVPTARGMGSSAAVAAAVTAAVADALGETLDVETHHGLIQECERVAHGRPSGLDARGVVADAPVWFDGGRIEPVELGARFRFVVADTGVPGHTREAVAAVRARRDADPAATDAVIDRIGELARRARGTLVDGDAQALGATMDAAHGLLTALDVSSDDLDRLVGAARAADALGAKLTGGGRGGCVLALATDGEHADRIAAALRGAGAAATWTTTIGDRA, encoded by the coding sequence ATGACCAGCAACGACCTCGACAACACAGCGACCACTGGAGCAGGCGACACCCGCCGCACCGGGAGGGCGTCGTCCCACGGCAAGACGATCCTGATCGGGGAGCACGCCGTGGTCTACGGCGCCCCCGCTCTCGTGCTGCCGGTCCTCGACGCCCGGGTCGTCGCGACCGTCACGCCGATCGACCCCACGGGCACCACCACGGGGTCCGCCGGCACCGGCCACCACCTCGAGTCCTCGGTGCACACCGGCCCGCTCGACCTCGCCCCCGCGGCCGTGATGCCGACGGTGACGGCCGTGACCGCCACGCTCCGGTACTTCGGCAGCACCGACCGCCACTTCCACGTCCGGGTCGACAGCGAGGTCCCCACCGCCCGGGGGATGGGTTCGAGCGCCGCGGTCGCCGCCGCCGTGACCGCCGCCGTCGCCGACGCCCTCGGCGAGACCCTCGACGTCGAGACCCACCACGGCCTCATCCAGGAGTGCGAGCGCGTCGCCCACGGACGCCCGTCCGGTCTCGATGCCCGCGGGGTGGTCGCGGACGCTCCGGTCTGGTTCGACGGCGGTCGCATCGAACCGGTCGAACTCGGTGCCCGCTTCAGGTTCGTCGTCGCCGACACCGGTGTCCCCGGCCACACCCGCGAGGCCGTCGCCGCTGTCCGCGCCCGTCGGGACGCGGACCCGGCGGCGACCGACGCCGTCATCGACCGCATCGGGGAGCTGGCCCGTCGGGCACGGGGGACACTCGTGGACGGCGATGCTCAGGCGCTCGGTGCCACGATGGACGCCGCGCACGGACTCCTCACCGCACTCGACGTGTCGAGCGACGACCTGGACCGGCTCGTCGGTGCCGCACGTGCTGCGGACGCCCTCGGCGCGAAGCTCACCGGCGGTGGGCGCGGCGGATGCGTCCTCGCCCTCGCCACGGACGGCGAACACGCGGACCGCATCGCGGCCGCGCTCCGCGGCGCAGGTGCCGCAGCCACCTGGACCACCACGATCGGAGACCGCGCTTGA
- a CDS encoding HipA domain-containing protein codes for MGDLTVALHGTVLGRLLDRGRDFDFRADAEAIRQFGLGNRVLSRAVPLVPRPQAAQLGLRQNFFSELLPEGQARERLAREAGVRETDVVGMLRAFGRDVAGAVQLWDPDVPGEPKQPDTEPIDDDDVADLLRNVQAAPLGNTSRRSKREGKSSLNGVQNKIVLVRDGDRWSRALDGYPSTHILKPVVGRLPTVIFDEEYGSRFARALGLAAFETTLQVFGGVTALVIERYDRSPAAPEGRIHQEDCNQVLGCAGDEKYEKWGGRGLRDVAKQLAGQDLPRLLRLVTMSVAVGNLDLHLKNISVLHDERGGTALAPAYDIVPQHFQRNDGEMGLDVNGVRSHAAITRDDLVGEGASWGVRDADEIVRGALAEIELVARAEMPHIGAEIALQESIQRMAGNLLDGRPVGGSTASPARRDGGWGIGPVHDPLI; via the coding sequence ATGGGTGACCTCACGGTCGCCCTGCACGGAACTGTCCTCGGTCGGCTCTTGGACCGGGGCCGCGACTTCGATTTCCGGGCCGATGCCGAGGCGATCAGGCAGTTCGGACTGGGCAACCGTGTGCTCTCCCGCGCTGTGCCGCTCGTGCCGCGCCCGCAGGCCGCGCAGCTCGGACTGCGGCAGAACTTCTTCTCCGAATTGCTCCCGGAGGGGCAGGCGCGAGAACGGCTTGCCCGGGAGGCGGGTGTGCGCGAGACCGACGTCGTCGGCATGCTCCGCGCCTTCGGCCGCGACGTCGCAGGAGCGGTGCAGCTCTGGGACCCGGACGTGCCCGGTGAGCCCAAGCAGCCGGACACTGAACCGATCGACGACGACGACGTCGCGGACCTCCTCCGGAACGTGCAGGCCGCGCCGCTCGGGAACACCAGCCGACGGAGCAAGCGCGAGGGCAAATCGTCACTCAACGGCGTCCAGAACAAGATCGTGCTCGTCCGCGACGGCGACCGCTGGTCGCGCGCGCTGGACGGGTACCCGTCGACGCACATCCTCAAGCCCGTCGTCGGGCGGCTCCCCACCGTGATCTTCGACGAGGAGTACGGATCGCGGTTCGCTCGCGCGCTCGGACTGGCAGCGTTCGAGACAACCTTGCAGGTCTTCGGCGGCGTCACCGCGCTCGTCATCGAGCGCTACGACCGTTCGCCGGCGGCGCCCGAGGGGCGCATCCACCAGGAGGACTGCAACCAAGTACTCGGATGCGCCGGCGACGAAAAGTACGAGAAGTGGGGCGGGCGCGGGCTCCGTGACGTCGCGAAACAGCTCGCTGGTCAGGACCTCCCGCGACTGCTCCGACTGGTCACGATGTCCGTCGCCGTCGGGAACCTCGACCTCCACCTCAAGAACATCTCCGTCCTGCACGACGAGCGCGGTGGCACCGCGCTCGCGCCGGCGTACGACATCGTGCCCCAGCACTTCCAGCGCAACGACGGCGAGATGGGACTGGATGTGAACGGAGTGCGATCCCATGCCGCGATCACGCGGGACGACCTCGTCGGCGAGGGAGCATCCTGGGGTGTGCGTGATGCGGACGAGATCGTCCGCGGAGCGCTTGCGGAGATCGAGCTGGTCGCCCGTGCGGAGATGCCGCACATCGGCGCGGAGATCGCGTTGCAGGAATCGATCCAGCGGATGGCGGGCAACCTCCTTGACGGTCGGCCCGTCGGCGGCAGTACAGCGTCGCCAGCGCGCCGCGACGGCGGCTGGGGGATCGGTCCTGTGCACGATCCGCTCATCTGA
- a CDS encoding phosphomevalonate kinase → MIEFRAHGKLFVAGEYAVVEPGQPSVLIALDRAITARVTEGHGAGSVHSEEYGHLPLTWTRAEDGIALDTEHHPYDYVMATIDLVEKLRGEQGIAPRFHDLRIHSQLDDASGRKFGLGSSAAVTVATVGALDRFYGLGLSQRKRFQVALLATIRVNPRASGGDLAASTFGGWLRYSAPDRERLAAQLDHRSVTDVLGDVDAWEGFDVQRLPAPENLELLVGWTGSPASTTKLVGVVRRHRNGGYQAFLDESRACVDDLTTGLQTGDADRTLGALRRARGLLQRLGDSVGSKIETDRLATLCDVVEAAGGAAKPSGAGGGDCGIALVPAETDLAGIHRAWEAHDIRHLSVAVQAPEGSVDD, encoded by the coding sequence GTGATCGAGTTCCGTGCCCACGGCAAGCTGTTCGTCGCGGGCGAGTACGCCGTCGTCGAGCCGGGGCAACCGTCCGTGCTCATCGCCCTCGACCGCGCCATCACGGCACGGGTCACCGAGGGCCACGGCGCCGGCAGCGTGCACTCCGAGGAGTACGGCCACCTGCCGCTCACGTGGACCCGCGCCGAGGACGGCATCGCGCTCGACACCGAGCACCACCCGTACGACTACGTGATGGCGACGATCGACCTGGTCGAGAAGCTCCGCGGCGAGCAGGGCATCGCACCGCGCTTCCACGACCTCCGGATCCACAGCCAGCTCGACGACGCCAGCGGGCGGAAGTTCGGCCTCGGGTCGTCGGCGGCGGTGACCGTCGCCACGGTCGGCGCCCTCGACCGCTTCTACGGTCTCGGCCTCTCGCAGCGGAAGCGTTTCCAGGTCGCCCTGCTCGCGACGATCAGGGTGAACCCCCGGGCGTCCGGCGGTGACCTCGCCGCGAGCACCTTCGGTGGGTGGCTCCGGTACAGCGCGCCGGACCGGGAACGGCTCGCGGCGCAGCTCGACCACCGCAGCGTGACGGACGTCCTCGGCGACGTCGATGCCTGGGAGGGCTTCGACGTCCAGCGCCTCCCGGCGCCGGAGAACCTCGAGCTCCTCGTCGGGTGGACCGGTTCGCCGGCGTCCACCACGAAGCTCGTCGGCGTCGTCCGCCGGCACCGCAACGGCGGGTACCAGGCGTTCCTCGACGAGAGCCGCGCCTGCGTCGACGACCTGACCACGGGCCTCCAGACCGGCGACGCCGACCGCACACTCGGGGCGCTGCGCCGGGCGCGGGGCCTGCTCCAGCGACTCGGCGACTCCGTCGGGTCGAAGATCGAGACCGACCGTCTGGCCACCCTGTGCGACGTCGTCGAGGCGGCGGGCGGGGCGGCGAAGCCGTCCGGAGCCGGCGGCGGCGACTGCGGCATCGCACTCGTCCCGGCGGAGACCGACCTCGCCGGCATCCACCGCGCCTGGGAGGCGCACGACATCAGACACCTCAGCGTCGCGGTGCAAGCGCCCGAAGGGAGCGTCGATGACTGA
- a CDS encoding helix-turn-helix transcriptional regulator, which translates to MRSLDELEVAMFRAAVETREDLGLALQQARLAAGLSQRDVAVRIGASQRYVWELESGRDFTAIERLLAMLGATGAQLVVEVPEGDVDG; encoded by the coding sequence GTGAGGTCCCTCGACGAGCTGGAGGTGGCGATGTTCCGAGCGGCCGTCGAGACCCGGGAAGACCTCGGTCTCGCGCTCCAGCAGGCGAGACTCGCTGCCGGACTCAGCCAGCGCGACGTGGCCGTCCGGATCGGCGCGTCCCAACGGTACGTCTGGGAACTCGAATCCGGCAGGGACTTCACTGCGATCGAGCGCCTCCTGGCGATGCTCGGTGCGACTGGCGCCCAGCTCGTCGTCGAGGTGCCGGAAGGCGACGTCGATGGGTGA
- a CDS encoding UDP-N-acetylmuramoyl-L-alanyl-D-glutamate--2,6-diaminopimelate ligase has protein sequence MTHAFHPEASRPVLLDDVARSLGLRRQGGWSVDDAVGGDAVVGGWSVDDAVVGVALSTADVRPGVLFAALPGRHGHGADHSDAARSAGAVAVLTDPDGEAAAHRSGLPVLVVPDPRSRLGDVARLTSGTATLPFPVFGVTGTNGKTSTVHLLDALMRRLGWRTALSSTVERRVLDVAVPSALTTPEAPELHEFLARAAEQGVQGAALEVSAQGLSRHRTDGVVVDVAGFTNLSHDHLDDYPDMDAYLAAKAMLFTPARSRAGVVSLDSAAGRWIAASATVPVTTISTDPDAGADWVVRVLEQRPDGTRAAVTAPDGTVFGLDVPLLGVHMVANAGLALAMLAVAGVPTAALRDATSGPLEVEVPGRMADASAATGPRVYVDFAHTPDAFEKSLVAIRAFATGRVAIVLGADGDRDRSKRRAMGAVAAGWADVVVVADHHPRFEAPGPIRRAILDGANGVAHGALVLEVPDPARAVRRALDEVGDDGVVYWAGPGLTDYRDVAGAHVPYSSFEDARAALAELGHVPGQRHDREPVGAK, from the coding sequence ATGACGCACGCCTTCCACCCGGAGGCCTCCCGGCCCGTCCTCCTCGACGACGTGGCGCGGTCCCTCGGCCTCCGCCGTCAGGGCGGGTGGTCCGTCGACGACGCGGTCGGGGGCGACGCGGTCGTGGGCGGATGGTCCGTCGACGACGCGGTCGTGGGCGTCGCGCTGTCGACCGCCGACGTCCGACCGGGTGTGCTGTTCGCGGCGCTGCCCGGCCGGCACGGACACGGCGCGGACCACAGCGACGCCGCGAGGTCGGCCGGCGCGGTCGCGGTGCTGACCGATCCGGACGGCGAGGCCGCCGCGCACCGGAGCGGACTGCCCGTGCTCGTCGTCCCCGATCCGCGGAGCCGACTCGGCGACGTCGCGCGACTGACCTCCGGCACCGCGACGCTGCCGTTCCCGGTGTTCGGGGTCACCGGGACGAACGGGAAGACCTCGACGGTGCACCTGCTCGACGCCCTGATGCGACGGCTGGGGTGGCGGACGGCACTCAGCTCGACGGTCGAGCGCCGGGTGCTCGACGTCGCGGTGCCGAGCGCGCTCACCACCCCGGAAGCGCCGGAGCTCCACGAGTTCCTCGCCCGAGCGGCCGAGCAGGGCGTGCAGGGCGCCGCGCTCGAGGTGAGCGCGCAGGGCCTCTCCCGCCACCGCACCGATGGGGTGGTGGTCGACGTCGCCGGGTTCACGAACCTGTCCCACGACCACCTCGACGACTACCCGGACATGGACGCGTACCTCGCGGCCAAGGCGATGCTGTTCACGCCGGCACGGTCCCGAGCGGGCGTGGTGTCGCTCGACTCAGCGGCCGGCCGGTGGATCGCGGCGAGTGCGACGGTCCCGGTGACGACGATCTCGACCGACCCCGACGCCGGGGCGGACTGGGTCGTCCGGGTGCTCGAACAACGGCCGGACGGTACCCGGGCCGCGGTCACCGCACCGGACGGCACCGTGTTCGGGCTCGACGTCCCGTTGCTCGGCGTGCACATGGTGGCGAACGCGGGCCTGGCGCTTGCGATGCTGGCGGTCGCCGGGGTCCCCACGGCCGCGCTGCGGGACGCCACCTCGGGCCCGCTCGAGGTCGAGGTGCCCGGTCGGATGGCGGACGCCTCCGCCGCGACGGGCCCGCGCGTCTACGTCGACTTCGCCCACACGCCGGATGCGTTCGAGAAGAGCCTGGTCGCGATCCGCGCCTTCGCGACCGGTCGGGTCGCGATCGTCCTCGGCGCCGACGGCGACCGTGACCGGAGCAAGCGGCGGGCGATGGGGGCGGTCGCGGCCGGGTGGGCGGACGTCGTGGTCGTCGCCGACCACCATCCGCGGTTCGAGGCGCCCGGTCCGATCCGGCGAGCGATCCTCGACGGCGCGAACGGAGTGGCCCACGGTGCGCTCGTGCTCGAGGTGCCGGACCCGGCGCGGGCCGTCCGCCGTGCCCTCGACGAGGTCGGGGACGACGGCGTCGTGTACTGGGCGGGCCCGGGCCTCACCGACTACCGGGACGTCGCGGGAGCGCACGTGCCGTACTCGTCGTTCGAGGACGCCCGGGCCGCGCTGGCCGAGCTGGGACACGTGCCCGGTCAGCGGCACGATCGCGAGCCCGTCGGCGCGAAGTAG
- a CDS encoding MarR family transcriptional regulator, with product MPVTDEMVCFSLYAASRATTQAYRTLLEPWGLTYPQYLVLVTLWIEGDQTVSSLGDHLQLDSGTLSPLLRRMEQAGLVRRVRRSADERVVTVTIGERGTALRPELAHIPARIAAGMGLSDEQAAMELIATLHRLTETMHAATAAAAPAAATAAGAAAAAAGAPRDVGA from the coding sequence ATGCCCGTGACCGACGAGATGGTGTGCTTCTCCCTCTACGCGGCCTCCCGTGCGACGACCCAGGCGTACCGGACGCTGCTCGAGCCGTGGGGGCTGACCTACCCGCAGTACCTCGTGCTCGTGACCCTGTGGATCGAGGGCGACCAGACCGTCTCGAGCCTCGGTGACCACCTGCAGCTCGACTCCGGCACGCTCTCCCCGCTGCTCCGCCGCATGGAGCAGGCGGGCCTCGTCCGCCGAGTGCGCCGCAGCGCCGACGAGCGCGTCGTCACGGTGACGATCGGTGAGCGGGGGACGGCGCTCCGTCCCGAGCTCGCGCACATCCCGGCGCGGATCGCCGCCGGCATGGGACTGTCCGACGAGCAGGCCGCGATGGAGCTCATCGCGACGCTGCACCGGCTGACCGAGACCATGCACGCTGCCACCGCTGCCGCCGCCCCTGCCGCTGCCACCGCCGCTGGCGCTGCCGCCGCCGCCGCCGGCGCCCCGCGCGACGTCGGGGCCTGA